The genomic stretch GTCATCGCACCGCGTCCGAACGACTCTCCCAGAGCCGCAACAGTTGCACTGTGTCAGATACGGGCCTGATGTTCGAGGTATACGATACCCTGGGCACGCATAAATGCATGCATTGCGTAACATTCTTCATTGTCGAGCGCAGCAGAGCCGAGGGAGGCTACACCCATGTTACGGTTAACGACCTGGCCTTTGTCGTTCTTTTCTACGAAAGCTTTATCGCGGGATTTTTTAGCGAGCTTGGCGATGCGTTTTTTACACCAGTCCCAGCTTTTTTCTTCCCATTCACCGGAGTAGGGTGCGCGGTACAGGCATTTGCCGTTGCGCAGGTTGTTCTCGGTCATCTGGATGGAGCTTGCGCCCTTGGCACAGAGAGAACCTTCATTGATGGGGTGATCGGGGTTGCCTTCCACGTTGATGGCTCGTTTGGTCTGGAGGGAGGTAGTGACTACCAGTCCGCAACCAACCGAGCAGTATGCGCAAACTGAAGTAGTTTCCTTACTCCAGTCAGGTTTCATCTGAGCAATTTTTGTGACCGCTGTTTTCTTGCAACCCATGCCGAGGCCGGTGAAGGCCACGCCAAGCGCTGTTGCAGAAGACAGCTTTACAAAGTCACGACGATTCAATCTCATTCCTAAATCCTTGATTAGTAATTATCGTCCACGAATCTCACAGCCGAGCACTGTAAGGAGCCTGTAACCAGAGAGCGCCACAGGGGGCTCATGAAGGGTTCTGCCATCGCAAAAAGAAACTGGAGTCCAAGTGATGACTTGAACCTCCAGCGCTTTGGCATACTCTTCACACGCCTCAAGAGACACCCCCAGCCCTCCAAAAGGAAGATTGGCCGTGCTCCGCGCTGTAAAAGGTTGTCCATTGAGTGCCATACGCACCTCCATTTCCATTACTTTTTGTACTTCATGCACAAAGGCTCCATGGAATAGAGGGTAAGCATGATCGTGGCAAAAGAAATGATGTTACTCATGGTTCTACACTACATTTTATTATGCCTAATTTGGCGAGATAGCGGTGTTATTTCGTGGGCAAGCGAAAGGTTACAAGGCTGATCCTCCAGTGATGATTATCCACCCATCAGGTGGAGCTGAATAGTAGCTGCAGATTTTGGTGGGTCATGATTCAAGTGCGTCTTTTGGATCGATGTGGTATTGCCGCATCCGCTGAAACGAGAAAGGCGTCAGCACATAAAAAGGCATTGAATTTGCTAATGCCACCGAAGATTGTAAATCATATACAGGAGTATCATTGATGGAAAATATGGAATCCGAAGTTATGAATGTGATGCCGGTAAAACGGAAAGACGGCACCTACGCCGTGCGGTTGTGTCTGCATCAGGGCTTGTTCAACCGCGCTGCCATGCAGACTGTGCAGGAGGTCATGGATACATTTGGCCTGACCGATCTTCGCGTGACCACAGGACAGCGCCTCAACCTGGAAGGCGTGCCAGCCGACAAGATTGACTCCGTGCTGGAATCACTGGGCAATCAGGTTGAAAAGTGTCCTCCCGGCATCTCTGTTTGCGCAGGCGGAGCCCTTTGCAAGTACGGCAAGCAGGAGACTCGCGAGATTACGGACCGTTTGCTGGCCGTGCTCAAGAGCAACGCCCCGTATCCTTTCAAGGTCAAGAGCGGTGTTTCCGGCTGTGCCATGGCCTGCGGATTGAGCTTCGTGCGTGACCTCGGCCTGGTTGGCGGAGCCAAGGGATGGACCGTGCTCTACGGCGGTTCTGCACGGCATCGCGCTGCACCGGGACTGACCCTTGCAAAGGGCGCGAGCGCAGACGAAGCGCTGGACCTCATTGAGAAGGGGCTGGCGTACTACAAGGAGAACGGAAAGAAGGGCGAGCGACTTGGCATGATGGTCCGTCGTCTTGGCAGTGAAGCCGTTCTGGATGCGTTGACCTAAATCCGAATACGAACGCGTTGAAAATGAAAAGCCCCCGGACAGTCTCTGTCCGGGGGCTTTTGTTTGCAGGGGGGATGGAATTAATCGCCGATGAACATCAACGAGATTTCCGGGATGTAGGTAACTGCCAGCAGGACCATGATCATCAGTGCGAGGATCGGCAGGATCTGCTTGGAGACATGCTCAAGCTTCACCTTGGCGACACTTGATGCCACGAACAGGTTGACGCCGACAGGAGGCGTGGCAAAGCCGATAGCAAGGTTGACGACCATGATGATACCGAAGTGGACAGGATCCACGCCGACCTTGGTCACGATGGGCAGCAGGATCGGCACGAGAATGACAATGGCGGCAAGGGCCTCCATGAACGTACCGATGATGAGCAGCAGGACGTTGATGAGCAGCAGGATGACGATCTTGCTCTCGGTCACGCCAAGGATGAAGGAGGCGATTTTGGCCGGAACCTGCTCGACGGTCATGACGTAGCCGAACACTGTGGCCATGGCCATAAGGATGATGACGATGGCTGAGGTGGTGCAGACTTCCATGAAGGAGTCGACAATGTTGCTCATGTTCAGCCCTTTGTAGACGAAGAGGCCGACGATCAGTCCGTAGAAAGCAGCCACGGCAGCAGCTTCGGTGGGAGTCATGAGACCACCGTAGATACCGCCGAGGACGATGACCGGGACCATCAGCGCGAGCTTGGCATCCCAGAGGGCCTTGGAGATGGAAGCGACAGAACGTTCCTTTGCTTCACCCATCCATCCTTTTTTCTTGGAGTACCAGTAGCTGAAAGCCATCAGGACAAGACCGGTGATCATGCCCGGAATGATACCGGCGATGAACAGCTTGCCGATGGAGCTTTGTGAAGCGACACCGTAGATGACGAACGGGTTGGAGGGCGGAATCATAACGCCGATGGCACCGGCAGCAGCGACAATGGCGCAGGCAAAGAACTTGTCGTAGCCGCGCTCGATCATGGCCGGAATGGTCAGGGAACCGATCGCTGCAACGGTCGCCGGGCCTGAGCCGGAAATGGCCGCGAAGAACATGCAGGTTGCGATGGTTGCCAGGGCCATGCCGCCGGGCAGGGGGCCGAGCAGTTCGTCGGCCAGATTCAGCAGACGGGTGGACAGACCGCCCGATCCCATGAAGATACCCGCGGCAATGAAGAACGGGATCGCCATGATCGGGAAGGAGTCGATAGAGGTGAAGGATACCTGAGCGATATAATCAACAGGCAGCGTTCCCGACCCGACAAGCGTTACCAGAGAGGCAAGGCCGAGGCTGATGCCGATGGGCACGCCGATGATCAGGAAGAGAGCGAAGTAGCCGAACAGGATGGTGGTTGAGGCGATGTCGATCCCAAGAAGAACAGGAGTGAAGATCGCTGCAGTGATGGCTGTGGCGATGGCAAAGCTCTTGATACCGGCGGTCTGCACCTCTTTCCAGATATCCTGAATCAAACGAATGCTCATGAGACCGAACCCGATGGGCAGGATCATGTACGGGAGATAATAGGGAATCTGGAGGGCCGGAGCGATCTGCGGGAATTGAATCTGGAAACTAACCAGATCGGTTCCCATGAAAAGAACCACAAGGCCGAGGACCAGATAGCAGAGATCATTGACGATCCAGAACGTGGGCTTCCAGTGTTCGGGGAGCCGGTCATAGACGAAGTCGACGCGGATATTCTCGCGGCGTTTAATGGCGATTGAGGCGGCGAGGTACGATATCCATATGAAGATGAACCGGGCCAGTTCTTCGGTCCAGACTGCGGAGCCGGCGCCGTCGGTAAATTGCGTGATGACGTAGCGGTAAAAGGTCTGGAAGGTGATGATCAGGATGATGGAGAGCAGCCCGATAAAGAGGAAGGGCTTTTCAATATTTTCATCGATCCAGGCTATGATGCCCGTTTTCGGGGTGTCTTCGGCCACATGGGTCGGTGGTATTACTTGTTCCATGGGTACTATTCCTTATGTCGTTTGAGAAGTCAGACTACTGCTGGATTTCCTGAATCATGGTGAAAAGTTCGGAGGGGATTCTGTCAGCAAACAGATCCCAGACAGGGCGGGTCCTGGCCTTGTACTCGGCCAGCTCATCAGGGGTGAGCTTGTGGACCTTGATGCCCTGGTCGATGAACTTCTGCTCCGCCTTCCTTTCAAGAGAAGCGGTGATGGATCGCTGGTAGGTCAATGCCTCTTCAGCGGATTCATTGATGATCTTCTTGGCGTTGTCAGGAAGATCGTGCCAGTAGTCCTTATTGACCATAAGGATGTGCATTGAATAGTTATGGCGTGAATCAACCGCATAACGGATGACTTCGTCGTGCTTGGAGTCCGAGAGAAGGGAGAAGGTGTTGCCTTCGCCATCGACCGTGCCCTGCTGCATGGCGGTGTAGGTCTCGCCCCATGCAATGGGGGTTGGGCTCATGCTGAGCGCTTTGGCGACCTCGATCTCGACCGGGGAGGCGGTGACGCGGACCTTGAGCTTCTTGAGGGTGTCGGCTGTGGAGATGGGCTGTCCGGTGGTCACGAAGTTCCGGTATCCGTATTCGCTGAACATGATCGGTCTGAGGTTGATCTCTTCGCCAAGACGGTCAAAGAATTCACCCAGGGAACCATTGTCCAACGCATCGTAAATCTTTTTCTGATGCTTGATGTCCGTGATGTAGGGCAGATCGAAGATCATGAAATAGGGTGAGAAGTTGGCCATGTTGGGTGAGGAACTAGAGGCCATCTCAAGGGAACCGCGCTGAACGGATTCCATGGCTACGCGGTCGCTGCCCAGCATGCTGCTGCCGTACACCTCGACCTTGATGGTGCCGTTGGATTTCTCGTTCACCAGTTCTGCAAATTTTTCATAGCCGAGCGTGACGTTGTTGCCCGGAGCCATGGGGTGCGCCAGACGGATTTTGATGATGCCGTCATCGTTCTGTGCTCCCAGCTTGCATCCTGCGACAAGTAGCAGGAGTAAGACGAGAAAGAACGCCTGTTTGATAATTTTACTTGTAAACACCATTCCCCCAGAAAGGATAAGTTGCTGAAAAAACATTGAAAAAACCATAGCCTTGTATGTTTTCAGCAAATGATGTGCCAGTTGGTTTTTTTTATGCAATCAGGAAAAATAAACCTGACTAAAACAGTCAGCAATGGTGGAGTGTGGAGAGCTGTCGTGTAAAAGATCAGTAATACCAGTATGTAAAGTGATCTTGTCGCCCGTTTTGAGGAGAAGTGATTGCTGCTGAAGGGATTGCTTATCAAGCTATGCTCTGTGTTGCAAACATGCAGTTGTCAGGATGCTTTTTTGCATCCATTCACCCAACATGCCGTAATGGCATATCAATTTTGGCGATGCAGAACTGCAACGCGTTGCGAAGTTGCATCGCCTGTTGGGGGAATTGTCTGTGAAAAAATTCATAAATGATCAGAAAAGTGTGATCCCATTCCGCTTTTGATGGCTGTCCAGCTTCATGGTCTTTGCGAGGGTAAGAAAAACGCCCTGACCGACTAATCGGGCAGGGCGCTGGGGATGGGCAATGATTGTAGGCCGGTGGACTGTAGGCCTGCTACAGGCCGAGAAGCTTGGCGGCGTTGCCGTACATGACCTTTTCGCGGACATCGTCCTCAAAGGGCAGGGCTGCGTACTTTTCGAGCTGTTCGCGGTAGTCGATGAACGGGTGGGCGCTGGCGAACATGACCTTGTCGCCGATGATGGTATTGGCCGCTTCGACATAGGTCGAACCCATGGGCCACAGTTCGTACTCGGAGAATTCGATGAATACGTTCTTGTTGCGCTGGGCCACGATAATCGCTTCGTTGACCCAGGGGTAACCGCCATGGCTCATGATGATTTTGAGCTCAGGGAAATCGCGGGCTACGAAATCAATGTAACGCGGTGCCACATGATCGATGATAGCACCGGGGACAAAGCTGGCTGTGCCGGTGGTGAAGATGATGGGAATATCCAGCTCACAGCACTTGGCATAGACCGGGTAGTACTTGGCATCATTGGGGTAAATCTTGGCGAGATACGGATCAACGGCTGCACCGTTGATGGTCTCGTTTTCGGTCACGGCCTGCTGCAGATCGCGGATGGCATCCATGCCTTTGTGCGGGTCGATTCCCCAGAATCCGACATAGGTCTCGGGCGCTTTGGTGCAGAAATCCAGGACAGCACCGTTACCGTTGGCCATGGAAGCATAGGTGGTTTCACAATCACGGCCTGTGATCACAGCCTTGACCACATTGTGCTTTTCAAGTCCTTCGAGAATTGTCTCGAACGGCTCGGGTTTCTGCTTGTGAAATTCAATGGCTTCACACAAATCCTTGAACATGGCGCTATTGGCGATACCGTTGATTACTTCGGGGGTATTGGGCCTGAATCGAAAGTCGATAACCTTCATTGAATGACTCCTTGTTGGTTTGAGTGCGTCGATACGCGGCCCTCACTAAGCAAGGTCCATACCACGCCTTTGAACAGGTGCGCCGAACAAGGAAAGAGAGTGGTGTTTTTTGTTATGTAATGGCAGGCAATTTGCTAAGGTGTTTGAATGCTCGATCTCATCATTTTCAGTCTCGCCTGGTTCGTAGCCGGGGCAATCAACAACCTCGCCGGTTTCGGTGCTGCCATGGTTGCCATGCCGATCCTCACCATTGTCCTTCCCATGGAAACGGCTGTTGTCAGCGCCATGCCGATCATCGTCATGCTGAATGTCCAAATGGCCTGGGCGTACAGGCACAATATCCCGTGGTCAGCGCTGCGATCCGTGGTGATTGGCGGCGTGGTTGGTGTAGTGGCAGGACTGGTAATCATGGAGACCGTGCCGGAAGGCGCACTCAAGTTGACCATGGGCGTGTTCCTCGTGCTGTATGGGATGTATTCCTTTTTTCAATCGGACCACGCCGGGCAGATGCAAAAGCATTCTTTCTGGGGAGCGGTGGCAGGCTTCTTTTCCACGCTGCTCGGTGCGCTGTTCAGCTTCAATGGTCCACCCCTGGCGGTGTATGTGACCGCCGGTGGTTGGGAGCAAAAAAAGGCCAAGGGATTACTCGGGGCTTGCTTTGTCCTGTCGGGCATCACTATATTGATCGGGCAGGTCGTTTCCGGTGCCGTTACAATGGAAACGCTTCGGTACTCCGCCATAGGTGTTCCGGCTGTGCTTGCCGGTGGCGGTATAGGAATTTTTGCATCACGATTTGTGGCTCAGGCAGTGTATCGCCGGATTATTCTCATGGTGATCATGACTGCCGGGCTTTCTGTCATCTACTCGTGTTTATGATGACTGCTTCATTGTTTGAGGAAATAAAGGATACAGCATGGAATATGAGAACTCGAAACGGGCAAGACGCATTGCCCCCAAAAACAAATACCTGATTTCCAGCTACCTTTGTCAGGTCTTCGATACCATGCGCGATGGGCTGTACATTACTGATAGTAATGGGGACACCATCACGGTCAACGAGATGTACGAGAATCTGACCGGCCTGAAGGCCGAGGATATCGTCGGCAAGAACGTCAAGGAACTGGTGGAGAGCGGGGTCTTTGATCTGGCGCTCAATTCCAAGGTGGTGGCAACGAAAAAGTCGGCCACGGCTGTCCAGATGACCAACAAGGGGCGCAAGGTCGTGCTCATGGCGCATCCTATCTTCGATTATGATGAAGATGTGGAGATGGTCGTCACCTTTGTTCGGGATATCGCGCTCATATCGCAGCTCAAAGAGCAGGTTGTTGCCCAGAAGCAGTTGATCAACAAATACAAGCATGAAATTCAGCAGAACAACGAGAGCCTGTACCGGTCCACCAGTCCGGTCATGGTCGAGCTGTACAGCCAGATAGAACGCGTGGCCAAGACCGACGCCACTGTGTTGCTTCTGGGCGAAACCGGTGTGGGCAAGGATGTGCTGGCTCGTGAAGTTCATGAAAAAAGCGACCGAAAAGGGCATCCGCTGTTCAAGGTGGATTGCACGTCCATTCCGGAGAATCTCATCGAATCGGAACTGTTCGGTTACGCGCCCGGAGCCTTTTCCGGTGCCGATTCCTGCGGCAAACCCGGCATGTTCGAGATGGCGGACAAAGGTACGTTGTTCCTTGATGAAATAGGGGAACTGCCGCTTTCCATGCAGAGCAAGCTTCTGCGTGTGTTGCAGAATAGCGAGATTCAACGCGTTGGCGCTACCAAGGCGCGCAAGATCGATGTCCGTATCATCGCCGCCACCAATCGGGATCTGGAAGAGGAGGTCCGTCAGGGCACATTCCGCAGTGATCTGTTTTATCGGCTCCATGTGGCGGTCATCAACATCCCGCCCCTCCGTGAACGGGGAGAGGATGTCCATGCCATGCTCCATTTCTTCCGCCAGCAGTTCAATACGAAATACAAACGAAACCTGAAGCTGTCGGCCAAGGTGGAAGAGGCAATGCTGAACTACCGGTGGGACGGCAATATTCGTGAGATGGAAAATTTCATGCACAGCCTGGCCGTCACTTCCCACGATGATCGCGTTGAACTGCGGCACCTGCCAATGCGCATGCTGGATTCGTCGGATATGCAATGCGAACCGGGGCAGATTGGCCTCGACTTCGACGATGTGGAAGGCAAGGATCTGAAAACGATCATGGCTGAAGTGGAGGCCAAATACCTGCTGCACGCGATTGAGCGGTACGGTTCTACCACCAAGGCTGCCGAAAAACTCAACGTGAACAGGACCACCATCTTTCGCAAATTGAAAAAAGCCGGAATTTCAAGTGAAGACATGGATAAGTAATTATCTCAGATGAATGGATTTCAAAAAAGAAGCCGTCTTGCATGCAGCAGGGCGGCTTTTTCTGGTATGGTCAGCATAACCGCGGTGCAGGTTTGCATCACGATGCAAATTTGCACCGTTTTTGTATCCTGCCGAATTTACGCTCTTTATTGTGTTCCTCTGATCAGCGCTGCATTTCTGCATCATCCCCTTTGGGAAGTGTTTTTTTCTCCCAATTTCGATGAAATTCACTAAAATCAATAATAGTACACTATTTCAAGTGTTTGTGTGATTTTTCCTGGTTTTGCAGTCTTTGGCACACCGTTTGCCATTAAGGAGTCATCGCCGGTTGGCGAAGGGTTGCAAAAGAGCTTTCCTCGTCGTGAAAGCGCCCACATAGAACACACATGTAAGGAGTAGGATCAATGTTGAACGTACATTGCTGCGAAACCATGACCCCCCACGAACAGCGTCTGCAGGACCGTATCGAAGGCAAGGAAGACAAGTTCCGTGAAACGCACGCCCGCGTCTTCAAGATTCTTGATCGTATCGAGAACCTCAAGCCGCAGATTGACGTTGAACGTGCCCTGTATTTCACCCAGTCCATGCAGGAGACCGAAGGCGAGCCTTTGATTCTTCGCTGGGCAAAGGCCATGGAGCATGTGGCCGCCAACATCACCGTCTACATCGATGACGATCAGCTGCTCGCCGGTCGCGCCGGTTACCAGGGTCGCTACGGCATCCTGTACCCCGAACTGGATGGTGACTTCCTCGATATGGCTGTTGAAGAACTGCCCAAGCGTGAAGGCTCCCCGTTCTCCATCACCGAAGAAGACGCCCGCATCGTCGTGGAAGAGATCGCTCCTTACTGGAAGGGCAAGACCTACCACGAAGCACTGAACATCGCTCTGCCCGAAGAGATTCACAAGCTGACTTACGATGATCCCGAAGGACTCCAGTCCCGCTTCATCGTCAACGAGACTTCCTCTTTCCGTTCCTCCCTCCAGTGGGTGCATGACTACGAAAAGATCCTGAAGCGCGGTTTTGGCGGCATTCGTGATGAGGCCCAGGAAATGCTGGACAGCCTTGATCCGATGTCTCCCACCGACAACGCCGAGAAGAAGCCGTTCTACGAAGCCATCGTCCGCGTGTGCAACGCCGTCATCCTGTGGGCCAACCGTCACGCCGATCTGGCCGAAAAGCTGGCAGCAGAAGAATCCGACCCGACCCGCAAGGCCGAACTAGAAGCCATGGCCGCCAACTGCCGCCGCGTACCCGAACATCCGGCACGCAACTTCCGCGAGGCTGTACAGTCTCAGTGGATCACCCAGATGTTTTCCCGCATCGAGCAGAAGACCGGTACCATCATCTCCAACGGTCGCATGGACCAGTACTTCTACCCCTACTATGCACAGGACATTGAAGCCGGTATCCTGACCGATGACGAAGCCATCGAGCTGATCGAGTGCATGTACGTCGGCATGGCTCAGTTCATCGACCTCTACATCTCCCCTCAAGGCGGCGCCTTCAACGAAGGATACGCTCACTGGGAAGCTGTCACCGTCGGTGGTCAGACCAAGGACGGCCTTGATGCCACCAACGAACTGACCTACCTCTTCCTGCGTTCCAAGCGCGAGTTCCCGCATCACTATCCTGATCTGGCTGCTCGTATCCACGCTCGTTCACCCGAACGCTTCCTCGCTGAAGTCGCTGAGACCATCAAGGAAGGCTCTGGTTTCCCGAAGCTGATCAACGACGAGGAAGTCATTCCGCTGCACTTGTCCAAGGGCGCCAAGTTCGAGGAAATCTACGATTACGCTGTTTCCGGTTGTGCCGAGATTCGTATGCCCAACCGCGACACATACACCTCCGGTAACGCCTACATCAACTTTGCCGCAGCTCTGGAAATGGCCATGTACAACGGCCGCATGCAGAAGTACGGCGATCAGTTGCTGTCCATCGAAACCGGTGATCCGACCTCCTTCAAGACCTGGGACGAGTTCTTTGATGCGTACAAGGCGCAGCAGGTTCACTTCCTGAAGACCGCCTTCACTCAGCAGTACCACGTCATCAACAACCGCAAGAAGCACTTTGCGACTCCGTTCGGTTCCGCCATGCACGACCTGTGCATGAAGCACGCTGTTGATCTTCACCAGCCTGATGTTCCCGAAGGCATCGACCTCGGTTACTTCGAGTTCATGGGTATCGGCACCATCGTTGACTCCCTGTCCGCCATCAAGAAGCTGGTCTTTGAAGAGAAGAAGCTGACCATGGCCGAAGTGATCGAAGCCTGCCGCAACAACTTCGAGGGCAAGGAAGATGTCCGCGCCATGCTGCAGAACGTTCCCTGCTACGG from Pseudodesulfovibrio profundus encodes the following:
- a CDS encoding nitrite/sulfite reductase domain-containing protein, coding for MENMESEVMNVMPVKRKDGTYAVRLCLHQGLFNRAAMQTVQEVMDTFGLTDLRVTTGQRLNLEGVPADKIDSVLESLGNQVEKCPPGISVCAGGALCKYGKQETREITDRLLAVLKSNAPYPFKVKSGVSGCAMACGLSFVRDLGLVGGAKGWTVLYGGSARHRAAPGLTLAKGASADEALDLIEKGLAYYKENGKKGERLGMMVRRLGSEAVLDALT
- a CDS encoding TRAP transporter large permease, which produces MEQVIPPTHVAEDTPKTGIIAWIDENIEKPFLFIGLLSIILIITFQTFYRYVITQFTDGAGSAVWTEELARFIFIWISYLAASIAIKRRENIRVDFVYDRLPEHWKPTFWIVNDLCYLVLGLVVLFMGTDLVSFQIQFPQIAPALQIPYYLPYMILPIGFGLMSIRLIQDIWKEVQTAGIKSFAIATAITAAIFTPVLLGIDIASTTILFGYFALFLIIGVPIGISLGLASLVTLVGSGTLPVDYIAQVSFTSIDSFPIMAIPFFIAAGIFMGSGGLSTRLLNLADELLGPLPGGMALATIATCMFFAAISGSGPATVAAIGSLTIPAMIERGYDKFFACAIVAAAGAIGVMIPPSNPFVIYGVASQSSIGKLFIAGIIPGMITGLVLMAFSYWYSKKKGWMGEAKERSVASISKALWDAKLALMVPVIVLGGIYGGLMTPTEAAAVAAFYGLIVGLFVYKGLNMSNIVDSFMEVCTTSAIVIILMAMATVFGYVMTVEQVPAKIASFILGVTESKIVILLLINVLLLIIGTFMEALAAIVILVPILLPIVTKVGVDPVHFGIIMVVNLAIGFATPPVGVNLFVASSVAKVKLEHVSKQILPILALMIMVLLAVTYIPEISLMFIGD
- a CDS encoding TRAP transporter substrate-binding protein — protein: MFFQQLILSGGMVFTSKIIKQAFFLVLLLLLVAGCKLGAQNDDGIIKIRLAHPMAPGNNVTLGYEKFAELVNEKSNGTIKVEVYGSSMLGSDRVAMESVQRGSLEMASSSSPNMANFSPYFMIFDLPYITDIKHQKKIYDALDNGSLGEFFDRLGEEINLRPIMFSEYGYRNFVTTGQPISTADTLKKLKVRVTASPVEIEVAKALSMSPTPIAWGETYTAMQQGTVDGEGNTFSLLSDSKHDEVIRYAVDSRHNYSMHILMVNKDYWHDLPDNAKKIINESAEEALTYQRSITASLERKAEQKFIDQGIKVHKLTPDELAEYKARTRPVWDLFADRIPSELFTMIQEIQQ
- a CDS encoding amidohydrolase family protein; translated protein: MKVIDFRFRPNTPEVINGIANSAMFKDLCEAIEFHKQKPEPFETILEGLEKHNVVKAVITGRDCETTYASMANGNGAVLDFCTKAPETYVGFWGIDPHKGMDAIRDLQQAVTENETINGAAVDPYLAKIYPNDAKYYPVYAKCCELDIPIIFTTGTASFVPGAIIDHVAPRYIDFVARDFPELKIIMSHGGYPWVNEAIIVAQRNKNVFIEFSEYELWPMGSTYVEAANTIIGDKVMFASAHPFIDYREQLEKYAALPFEDDVREKVMYGNAAKLLGL
- a CDS encoding sulfite exporter TauE/SafE family protein; protein product: MLDLIIFSLAWFVAGAINNLAGFGAAMVAMPILTIVLPMETAVVSAMPIIVMLNVQMAWAYRHNIPWSALRSVVIGGVVGVVAGLVIMETVPEGALKLTMGVFLVLYGMYSFFQSDHAGQMQKHSFWGAVAGFFSTLLGALFSFNGPPLAVYVTAGGWEQKKAKGLLGACFVLSGITILIGQVVSGAVTMETLRYSAIGVPAVLAGGGIGIFASRFVAQAVYRRIILMVIMTAGLSVIYSCL
- a CDS encoding sigma-54 interaction domain-containing protein; translated protein: MEYENSKRARRIAPKNKYLISSYLCQVFDTMRDGLYITDSNGDTITVNEMYENLTGLKAEDIVGKNVKELVESGVFDLALNSKVVATKKSATAVQMTNKGRKVVLMAHPIFDYDEDVEMVVTFVRDIALISQLKEQVVAQKQLINKYKHEIQQNNESLYRSTSPVMVELYSQIERVAKTDATVLLLGETGVGKDVLAREVHEKSDRKGHPLFKVDCTSIPENLIESELFGYAPGAFSGADSCGKPGMFEMADKGTLFLDEIGELPLSMQSKLLRVLQNSEIQRVGATKARKIDVRIIAATNRDLEEEVRQGTFRSDLFYRLHVAVINIPPLRERGEDVHAMLHFFRQQFNTKYKRNLKLSAKVEEAMLNYRWDGNIREMENFMHSLAVTSHDDRVELRHLPMRMLDSSDMQCEPGQIGLDFDDVEGKDLKTIMAEVEAKYLLHAIERYGSTTKAAEKLNVNRTTIFRKLKKAGISSEDMDK
- the hpsG gene encoding (2S)-3-sulfopropanediol dehydratase, which produces MLNVHCCETMTPHEQRLQDRIEGKEDKFRETHARVFKILDRIENLKPQIDVERALYFTQSMQETEGEPLILRWAKAMEHVAANITVYIDDDQLLAGRAGYQGRYGILYPELDGDFLDMAVEELPKREGSPFSITEEDARIVVEEIAPYWKGKTYHEALNIALPEEIHKLTYDDPEGLQSRFIVNETSSFRSSLQWVHDYEKILKRGFGGIRDEAQEMLDSLDPMSPTDNAEKKPFYEAIVRVCNAVILWANRHADLAEKLAAEESDPTRKAELEAMAANCRRVPEHPARNFREAVQSQWITQMFSRIEQKTGTIISNGRMDQYFYPYYAQDIEAGILTDDEAIELIECMYVGMAQFIDLYISPQGGAFNEGYAHWEAVTVGGQTKDGLDATNELTYLFLRSKREFPHHYPDLAARIHARSPERFLAEVAETIKEGSGFPKLINDEEVIPLHLSKGAKFEEIYDYAVSGCAEIRMPNRDTYTSGNAYINFAAALEMAMYNGRMQKYGDQLLSIETGDPTSFKTWDEFFDAYKAQQVHFLKTAFTQQYHVINNRKKHFATPFGSAMHDLCMKHAVDLHQPDVPEGIDLGYFEFMGIGTIVDSLSAIKKLVFEEKKLTMAEVIEACRNNFEGKEDVRAMLQNVPCYGNNDPYADSIAKELDRICVDFANKYQQELGVHLDVRYVPFTSHVPFGKVVSATPNGRMAWTPLSDGSSASHGADKNGPTAVMLSNYTTKNFNYRERAARLVNIKFTPKCVEGPEGTKKLSDFIRTFCDLRLWHIQFNVINAETLKAAQENPEKYRNLIVRIAGYSAYFCDLSKDLQDDLIRRTAHEAI